The following are encoded in a window of Nibricoccus aquaticus genomic DNA:
- a CDS encoding ATP-binding protein: protein MSQHPDAPPAVPAAMTGSGSPIPQIESLLLQAFLASIPDHIYFKDLQSRFLAVSQAKATRDNLTPAQLIGKTDFDFFAEAHARKAYDDEQAIIRTGQPMLDKLEKETWPDGRVTWVLTSKLPLRDDLGKVIGTFGISKDVTKSVETQKALEEANLQLMEATRQAGMAEVATGVLHNVGNVLTSINVTANLLSDRFRDSKVTSIFKVCALLRDQSADLPGFFAKDPRGAKLPGYLENLANALDQERTETMSDLGTLLKSIDHVKDIIWMQQSYASVAGVVEPLALNEAIEDAIKLSNNALLRHNVHVTREFAITPPARAERHKVLQILVNLISNAKKAMDVKEPSQRRMILRIENTPQNTVQIKVIDNGVGIPPDNLTKIFSHGFTTRKDGHGFGLHSSANAAKQMGGSLSAFSQGPGKGATFVLELPAWKEGESNSLAVKSAEQAFAPISAARSV, encoded by the coding sequence ATGAGCCAGCACCCCGACGCCCCGCCCGCCGTTCCCGCCGCCATGACCGGCTCCGGCTCCCCCATTCCCCAGATCGAAAGCCTCCTCCTTCAGGCGTTTCTGGCCAGCATCCCCGACCACATTTATTTCAAAGACCTCCAGTCGCGATTCCTCGCCGTCAGCCAGGCCAAGGCCACTCGCGATAACCTCACGCCCGCCCAGCTCATCGGGAAAACCGACTTCGACTTCTTCGCCGAGGCCCACGCCCGCAAAGCCTACGACGACGAGCAGGCCATCATCCGCACCGGCCAGCCGATGCTCGATAAACTGGAAAAAGAAACCTGGCCCGACGGCCGCGTCACCTGGGTGCTCACCAGCAAACTCCCGCTCCGCGACGACCTCGGCAAAGTCATCGGCACCTTCGGCATCAGCAAAGACGTCACCAAATCCGTCGAGACCCAGAAAGCCCTCGAAGAGGCCAATCTCCAGCTCATGGAGGCCACCCGCCAGGCCGGCATGGCCGAGGTCGCCACCGGCGTCCTCCACAACGTCGGCAACGTCCTCACGAGCATCAACGTCACCGCCAATCTCCTCTCCGACCGCTTCCGCGATTCGAAGGTCACGAGCATCTTCAAAGTCTGCGCCCTCCTCCGCGATCAATCCGCCGATCTCCCCGGCTTCTTCGCCAAAGATCCGCGCGGCGCGAAACTCCCCGGCTATCTCGAAAATCTCGCCAACGCTCTCGATCAAGAGCGCACCGAAACGATGTCCGACCTCGGCACGCTTCTGAAGAGCATCGATCACGTGAAAGACATCATCTGGATGCAGCAGAGCTACGCCTCCGTTGCCGGTGTCGTCGAACCGCTCGCGCTCAACGAAGCCATCGAGGACGCGATCAAGCTCAGCAACAACGCGCTCCTCCGCCACAACGTCCACGTCACTCGCGAATTCGCCATCACCCCGCCCGCCCGCGCCGAGCGCCACAAGGTTCTCCAAATCCTCGTGAACCTCATCAGCAACGCCAAGAAGGCGATGGACGTGAAAGAACCCTCCCAGCGCCGCATGATCCTGCGCATCGAAAACACGCCGCAAAACACCGTTCAGATCAAAGTCATCGACAACGGCGTCGGCATCCCGCCGGACAACCTCACGAAGATCTTCTCCCACGGCTTCACCACGCGCAAAGACGGCCACGGCTTCGGCCTCCACTCGAGCGCCAACGCCGCCAAACAAATGGGCGGCTCCCTCAGCGCCTTCAGCCAAGGCCCCGGCAAAGGCGCCACCTTCGTCCTCGAACTCCCCGCGTGGAAGGAAGGCGAAAGCAACAGCCTCGCCGTCAAATCCGCCGAACAAGCCTTCGCCCCGATCTCGGCAGCGCGCTCGGTGTGA